A genomic segment from Deinococcus sp. YIM 77859 encodes:
- a CDS encoding COX15/CtaA family protein, with translation MRSVWTVPRSSAGSWLPRLAWGALAYNVLVILWGAVVRITGAGAGCGDHWPLCNGVVVPQSPQLHTVIEFSHRLTSGASGLLALALIALAFLTTPRGHAARLGAVLSFLLILAEGLVGGVQVLLGLTADSTDPARGLVQGVHLANTFLLLGALLLTALWASGRPVLRLRRQGRVLGLIVLGLGLTLLLGMAGAVTALGDLLFAPAPGTPLDTVRRDFGATATLIENLRVIHPLLAVLTSVYLIWMVGVLRRLRPSPGVHRWGPALVGVIGVQMLAGFVNVALKAPAWMQLTHLLLACIMWLVAVLLSYEALTALRRGHTALRTGGAA, from the coding sequence ATGAGGAGTGTCTGGACGGTGCCCCGCTCCTCAGCGGGGAGCTGGCTGCCCCGGCTGGCCTGGGGGGCCCTTGCGTACAACGTGCTGGTGATCCTGTGGGGAGCCGTGGTGCGAATCACCGGCGCTGGGGCGGGGTGCGGCGACCACTGGCCGCTGTGTAACGGTGTGGTGGTCCCGCAAAGCCCGCAGCTCCACACGGTCATCGAGTTCAGCCACCGCCTGACCAGCGGGGCAAGTGGCCTGCTGGCGCTCGCGCTGATCGCCCTGGCTTTTCTCACCACCCCGAGGGGCCACGCGGCACGCCTGGGCGCGGTTCTGAGCTTTCTGCTGATCCTGGCCGAAGGTCTGGTGGGCGGCGTTCAGGTCCTGCTGGGTCTGACCGCCGATTCGACCGACCCGGCCCGCGGCTTGGTGCAGGGCGTACATCTGGCCAATACCTTCCTGCTGCTCGGCGCGCTGCTCCTCACGGCGCTGTGGGCCTCGGGGCGCCCGGTGCTGCGGCTGCGGAGGCAGGGGCGCGTGCTGGGCCTGATCGTGCTGGGCCTGGGGCTAACCCTGCTGCTGGGCATGGCAGGCGCCGTCACGGCGTTGGGCGACCTGCTGTTCGCTCCGGCTCCGGGCACGCCGCTGGACACGGTGCGGCGCGACTTCGGCGCTACAGCGACCCTGATCGAGAACCTGCGCGTCATTCACCCCCTGCTGGCGGTCCTGACCAGCGTGTACCTGATCTGGATGGTGGGGGTGCTGCGCCGCCTGCGGCCGTCTCCCGGTGTGCACCGCTGGGGCCCGGCGCTGGTTGGCGTGATTGGCGTGCAGATGCTGGCGGGCTTTGTGAATGTGGCCCTCAAGGCCCCGGCGTGGATGCAGCTCACCCACCTGCTGCTGGCGTGCATTATGTGGCTCGTGGCGGTGCTGCTCAGCTATGAAGCCCTCACGGCGCTGCGCCGCGGTCATACCGCCCTCCGAACGGGAGGAGCCGCATGA
- a CDS encoding cbb3-type cytochrome c oxidase subunit I: MTVHPAPPPTAVTTQRGAWEVIKDYMMTTDHKKIGLLYIMTSIFAFGLAGLLAVALRLQLALPDLTLLVGNTYNQVLTAHAGIMIFFFLIPIGLFGFGNFFLPLQLGVRDVALPRVNTFAVWLFVFSLILLLAGLWNGGLPGVGWTFYYPLSVDANQTGVSVFMVAVILNGIGSLLGSANFAATVINLRTPGMSLWKMPIFAWSIFATSLLQLVSLGGLTAAALVTYLEIKLGLSMFNPGIGGTPILMQQFFWFYSHPAVYVMLLPYLGIGAEIASTMARKPLFGYRVMVYSLLGIVLVSLLVWAHHMFAVGLPESWQIAFAIATLLVAVPTGVKIFNLIGTLWGGRILMKTPTYWLVGFIFNFLVGGITGVSLGMIPFDYQVTMSYYVVAHFHNVMMFGTAFLAFGGIAYWWPKMTGRFLDEKLGLWHFWLIMVGSWMTFLPQYILGLLGMPRRYYTYPAGNFGWTELNFISTLGALTLLAGGIVWVYNMLQSLRRPITAGPNPWGGFTLEWTAASPPAPYNFAHEFPRTFPTERPLYDWEKNGERLIPLDPKSIHLPVDSIWPFMTALSLLLMGYGLSFGWFTNYTPAGGLRPFGEAGLNFQIATVLLYLSIPLFLYALFKWAGTREYAVPVEHHHLTKYDNGFMGMAWFIISEVGLFGVLIAGYVYLRLIGAAEPPALRPSIWLAALNTLILVSSSFVVHKAEQDHHHGRYTWFRLGLFITLLLGALFMIFQVYEFALFGTESDWKQNLWQSCFFIIVGLHGLHILIGGTGIALPYYQALTGKMDKYNHGSLTAASLYWHLVDVVWLLIVAIFYAW; the protein is encoded by the coding sequence GTGACAGTTCACCCTGCTCCGCCGCCCACCGCTGTGACCACCCAACGGGGAGCGTGGGAGGTCATCAAGGACTACATGATGACCACCGATCACAAAAAGATCGGCCTGCTGTACATCATGACGTCCATTTTCGCCTTTGGCCTGGCTGGCCTTTTGGCGGTCGCCCTTCGCCTGCAATTGGCGCTGCCCGACCTCACACTGCTGGTGGGGAACACCTATAACCAGGTGCTTACAGCGCATGCCGGCATCATGATCTTTTTCTTCCTGATCCCGATTGGGCTGTTTGGGTTCGGGAACTTCTTCCTTCCGCTGCAACTTGGCGTGCGTGACGTGGCCTTGCCGCGCGTAAACACCTTTGCGGTGTGGCTGTTTGTCTTCAGCCTCATCCTGCTGCTGGCGGGTCTGTGGAATGGGGGGCTGCCGGGCGTCGGCTGGACCTTCTACTACCCGCTCTCGGTGGACGCCAACCAAACCGGCGTGAGCGTGTTTATGGTCGCGGTGATCCTCAACGGGATCGGGTCTCTGCTGGGCAGTGCGAACTTCGCGGCCACCGTGATCAACCTGCGAACGCCCGGCATGAGCCTGTGGAAGATGCCGATCTTTGCCTGGTCGATTTTCGCGACCAGCCTCCTTCAGCTGGTGAGTCTGGGCGGCCTGACTGCCGCCGCGCTCGTCACGTACCTGGAAATCAAGCTGGGCCTTTCGATGTTCAACCCCGGCATCGGCGGCACGCCCATCCTGATGCAGCAGTTTTTCTGGTTCTATTCGCACCCCGCTGTGTACGTGATGCTGCTGCCCTACCTGGGGATCGGTGCGGAGATCGCCTCGACGATGGCGCGCAAGCCGCTGTTCGGCTACCGGGTGATGGTGTACTCGCTGCTGGGCATCGTGCTGGTTTCGCTGCTGGTGTGGGCCCACCATATGTTTGCGGTCGGGCTGCCCGAGTCCTGGCAGATCGCCTTTGCCATCGCTACGCTGCTCGTGGCCGTCCCCACCGGCGTCAAGATCTTTAACCTGATCGGGACCCTGTGGGGCGGGCGCATTCTGATGAAAACACCGACCTACTGGTTGGTGGGCTTTATCTTCAACTTCCTGGTGGGCGGCATTACCGGCGTCTCGCTGGGCATGATTCCCTTTGACTACCAGGTCACCATGTCCTACTACGTGGTGGCGCACTTCCACAACGTGATGATGTTTGGCACGGCGTTCTTGGCCTTTGGAGGCATCGCCTACTGGTGGCCCAAGATGACCGGGCGCTTCTTGGATGAGAAGCTGGGGCTGTGGCACTTCTGGCTCATCATGGTGGGCTCGTGGATGACGTTCCTGCCGCAGTACATCCTGGGTCTGCTGGGGATGCCCCGCCGCTACTACACCTACCCGGCGGGCAACTTTGGCTGGACCGAGCTGAACTTCATCTCGACGCTGGGTGCCCTGACGCTGCTGGCGGGCGGCATTGTCTGGGTCTACAACATGCTCCAGAGCCTGCGGCGGCCCATCACTGCCGGGCCCAACCCCTGGGGCGGCTTCACCCTGGAATGGACGGCCGCCTCGCCCCCGGCGCCCTACAACTTCGCCCACGAGTTCCCCCGCACTTTCCCGACGGAGCGGCCCCTCTACGACTGGGAGAAGAACGGCGAGCGGTTGATCCCCCTCGATCCGAAGAGCATTCACCTGCCGGTCGACTCCATCTGGCCCTTCATGACCGCCCTCTCGCTGCTGCTGATGGGCTACGGGCTCTCGTTCGGCTGGTTTACCAACTACACGCCGGCAGGTGGCCTGCGCCCCTTTGGGGAAGCTGGTCTGAATTTCCAGATCGCGACGGTCTTGCTGTACCTCAGCATTCCCCTCTTCCTGTACGCTCTCTTCAAGTGGGCGGGCACCCGTGAATACGCGGTGCCGGTCGAGCACCATCACCTCACGAAGTATGACAACGGCTTTATGGGAATGGCCTGGTTCATCATTTCCGAAGTCGGGCTCTTTGGGGTGCTGATCGCTGGATACGTGTACCTGCGCCTTATCGGGGCTGCCGAGCCGCCCGCGCTGCGCCCCTCCATCTGGCTGGCCGCGCTGAATACGCTCATCCTGGTGAGTTCCTCCTTCGTGGTCCACAAGGCCGAGCAGGATCATCACCACGGCCGCTACACCTGGTTCCGGCTGGGCCTCTTTATCACGCTGCTGCTGGGCGCACTCTTTATGATCTTCCAGGTCTACGAGTTTGCGCTGTTTGGCACCGAGAGCGACTGGAAACAGAACCTCTGGCAGTCGTGCTTCTTTATCATCGTCGGCCTGCACGGCCTGCACATCCTGATTGGCGGGACCGGCATCGCCCTGCCGTACTACCAGGCCCTAACCGGCAAGATGGACAAGTACAATCACGGCTCGCTCACGGCGGCCAGCCTCTACTGGCACCTTGTCGACGTGGTGTGGCTCCTGATCGTGGCGATCTTCTACGCCTGGTGA
- a CDS encoding ATP-binding protein codes for MTAVQGQVRARTLGELLQTPDYAGRTPFDGQVRTVQDEVRDNLTRKLRSGEKLFPGVVGYDDTVIPQLVNALLARQNFILLGLRGQAKSRILRAITGLLDEYVPVIDGVDMPDDPLNPIGAEGRAMLEAHGLDLPIRWLPREDRYVEKLATPDVTVADLIGDVDPIKAARLGTSLSDTRSMHFGLLPRANRGIFAVNELADLAPKVQVALFNILQEGDVQIKGYPIRLELDVMLVFSANPEDYTARGKIVTPLKDRIGSEIRTHYPQDVRLGMDITAQEAVRAPEVAVPDFIAELIEEIAFQAREDARVDKLSGVSQRLPISLMELAAANAERRALVAGDPPVVRVSDVYAGLPAITGKLELEYEGELKGADNVARDVIRKAAGAVYARRCASADTRELEKWFEAGNVFRFPQAGDAASALRAARQVPGLSDLAAQVASSSDDATRVSAAEFILEGLYGRRKLSRAEETYAAPEPEVRQQRGGRWN; via the coding sequence ATGACAGCCGTACAGGGACAGGTGAGGGCCAGGACGCTCGGAGAACTCCTTCAGACGCCGGACTACGCGGGCCGCACGCCCTTTGACGGCCAGGTGCGGACCGTACAGGACGAGGTGCGTGACAACCTGACGCGCAAGCTGCGCAGCGGCGAAAAGTTATTCCCCGGCGTCGTGGGCTACGACGACACCGTGATTCCGCAGCTCGTCAACGCGCTGCTGGCCCGCCAGAACTTCATCCTGCTGGGGCTGCGCGGGCAGGCCAAGAGCCGCATTCTGCGCGCGATCACTGGCCTCCTCGACGAGTACGTGCCGGTGATCGACGGGGTGGATATGCCTGACGATCCCCTCAACCCCATCGGGGCCGAGGGCCGCGCGATGCTGGAAGCGCACGGTCTAGACCTGCCCATCCGCTGGCTGCCCCGCGAGGACCGCTACGTCGAGAAGCTCGCCACGCCCGACGTGACGGTGGCGGACCTGATCGGGGACGTGGACCCCATCAAGGCGGCTCGCCTAGGGACCTCCCTGAGTGACACCCGCTCGATGCACTTCGGGCTGCTGCCGCGTGCCAACCGCGGCATCTTCGCGGTCAACGAGCTTGCGGACCTCGCGCCCAAGGTGCAGGTGGCCTTATTTAACATCCTCCAGGAGGGGGACGTGCAGATCAAAGGCTATCCCATCCGGCTGGAACTGGACGTGATGCTGGTCTTTTCGGCCAACCCCGAGGACTACACCGCGCGCGGCAAGATCGTCACGCCGCTCAAAGACCGCATCGGCTCCGAGATTCGCACCCACTACCCGCAAGACGTGCGCCTCGGCATGGACATCACTGCGCAGGAGGCGGTGCGGGCCCCTGAGGTGGCGGTCCCCGACTTTATCGCCGAACTGATTGAGGAGATTGCCTTTCAGGCCCGCGAGGACGCCCGCGTGGACAAGCTGAGTGGCGTTTCGCAGCGCCTTCCCATCAGCCTGATGGAACTCGCGGCGGCCAATGCCGAGCGCCGAGCGCTGGTGGCGGGTGACCCCCCGGTGGTGCGTGTCAGCGACGTGTACGCGGGCCTTCCGGCCATCACCGGCAAGCTTGAACTGGAGTACGAAGGTGAACTGAAGGGCGCCGACAACGTGGCCCGCGACGTGATCCGCAAGGCCGCCGGGGCCGTGTATGCCCGGCGCTGCGCCAGTGCCGATACCCGCGAGTTGGAGAAGTGGTTTGAGGCGGGCAACGTCTTCCGCTTTCCGCAGGCTGGAGACGCCGCCAGCGCGCTCAGGGCCGCGCGGCAGGTGCCTGGCCTCAGCGACCTTGCCGCCCAGGTGGCGAGCAGCAGTGACGACGCGACGCGGGTGAGCGCCGCCGAGTTCATTCTCGAAGGTCTCTACGGCCGCCGCAAGCTCTCACGCGCCGAGGAAACGTACGCCGCGCCGGAACCCGAAGTGCGCCAGCAGCGCGGGGGACGCTGGAACTAG
- the gatB gene encoding Asp-tRNA(Asn)/Glu-tRNA(Gln) amidotransferase subunit GatB, whose translation MYRAVIGLEVHLQLRTRSKLFSACPADYHGAEPNTYTDPLTLGLPGTLPTLNREAVDLALMFGLALSCDVSGWTQFHRKNYFYPDAPKNFQLSQYDRPIARNGYLDVAGGRVRIKRAHLEDDAGKLIHPAYAPYSLLDLNRAGSPLIEMVTEADITSPEQARAFLEAVQAIAQALGVSDATPEEGKMRCDVNLSVHRPGEPWGTKVEVKNLNSFRSVERAIAYETARQTRVLAAGGVVTQDTLGWDEGGQKTFVMRTKEGEADYRYFPEPDLPPLEITPDWIRRVRARMPELPAQKRARYVAAGVREGDAQTLSLNVSLSRFYDEALAAQPAPDAQKLANWLLTDVAGLLAAQDISIAHSDLKPAHLAALVRLIDAGTISGRVAKDLLPDVMTGQDPEALVRERGLTVVTDTAAIDAAIDAAMAADPATVDKVRAGNAKALNALFGPVMKATGGKAKPEVVRERLQAKLGL comes from the coding sequence ATGTACCGTGCCGTCATCGGGCTGGAAGTCCACCTGCAACTGCGGACGCGCTCCAAGCTCTTTAGCGCCTGTCCCGCCGACTATCACGGGGCCGAGCCGAACACCTACACCGACCCCCTCACCCTGGGGCTGCCCGGCACGCTGCCCACCCTCAACCGCGAGGCGGTGGACCTCGCGCTGATGTTCGGCCTCGCGCTGAGCTGCGACGTGTCGGGCTGGACCCAGTTTCACCGCAAAAATTACTTTTATCCCGACGCCCCCAAGAATTTCCAGCTCTCGCAGTACGACCGCCCGATTGCGCGGAACGGGTACCTCGACGTGGCGGGCGGACGGGTGCGGATCAAGCGGGCTCACCTCGAGGACGACGCGGGGAAACTCATCCACCCGGCCTACGCGCCCTACAGCCTGCTCGACCTCAACCGAGCCGGGTCGCCCCTCATCGAGATGGTGACCGAAGCGGATATCACGTCGCCCGAGCAGGCCCGTGCCTTTTTGGAGGCGGTGCAGGCGATCGCGCAGGCCCTCGGCGTGTCTGACGCGACGCCCGAGGAGGGCAAGATGCGCTGTGACGTCAACCTCAGCGTTCACCGGCCCGGCGAGCCGTGGGGCACCAAGGTGGAGGTCAAGAACCTCAACTCCTTTCGCAGCGTGGAGCGGGCCATCGCCTACGAGACGGCGCGGCAGACGCGCGTGCTGGCCGCGGGCGGCGTGGTCACCCAGGACACGCTGGGCTGGGACGAGGGCGGCCAGAAGACCTTTGTGATGCGCACCAAGGAGGGCGAGGCGGACTACCGCTACTTCCCCGAACCCGATCTGCCGCCCCTGGAGATCACACCGGACTGGATCAGGCGCGTGCGGGCGCGGATGCCCGAACTCCCCGCGCAGAAGCGGGCACGCTACGTGGCGGCGGGCGTGCGCGAGGGGGACGCACAGACCCTCAGCCTGAATGTCTCTCTCTCCCGCTTCTATGACGAGGCGCTTGCGGCCCAGCCCGCTCCGGACGCTCAGAAGCTCGCCAACTGGCTGCTGACCGACGTGGCCGGGTTGCTCGCTGCGCAGGACATCAGCATCGCGCACTCGGACCTCAAGCCGGCGCATCTTGCCGCGCTGGTGCGCCTGATCGACGCGGGCACGATCAGCGGCCGTGTCGCCAAGGACCTCCTCCCCGACGTGATGACCGGACAGGATCCAGAGGCCCTGGTGCGCGAGCGCGGCCTCACTGTCGTGACCGATACCGCTGCGATCGATGCCGCCATCGACGCCGCGATGGCCGCCGATCCGGCTACGGTGGACAAGGTTCGCGCCGGAAACGCCAAGGCCCTGAATGCCCTCTTCGGCCCGGTGATGAAGGCGACGGGCGGCAAGGCCAAGCCCGAGGTCGTGCGCGAGCGGCTTCAGGCGAAGCTGGGGCTGTGA
- a CDS encoding DUF420 domain-containing protein: MAAIINQWAVITIVLSGLTLLVGVFLIRRGNREAHMRAMLLASGLATLFLVLYLTRLGLGYEKRYVGPAEWRGAYYFLLISHIILAAVNLPLALGALWNAWKGLRAAGNLESIGQPPARTYFNRHRAWVRWTVPVWLYVAVTGWIIYLVLGRWGEVIHG, from the coding sequence GTGGCGGCGATCATCAACCAGTGGGCGGTCATCACCATCGTTCTCAGCGGCCTCACCCTGCTGGTCGGCGTCTTCTTGATTCGGCGGGGAAACCGCGAGGCGCACATGCGCGCGATGCTGCTTGCCAGTGGGCTGGCCACCCTCTTCCTGGTGCTGTACCTGACGCGTCTGGGCTTGGGGTACGAGAAGCGGTATGTGGGCCCGGCGGAGTGGCGCGGTGCCTACTACTTCCTGCTGATCAGCCACATCATCCTCGCGGCGGTAAACCTTCCGCTGGCGCTGGGTGCCCTTTGGAATGCCTGGAAGGGGTTGCGGGCGGCGGGCAACCTGGAGAGCATCGGCCAGCCGCCCGCCCGCACCTACTTCAACCGGCACCGCGCCTGGGTTCGCTGGACCGTTCCGGTGTGGCTGTATGTGGCGGTGACTGGCTGGATCATCTACCTGGTGTTGGGGCGCTGGGGCGAGGTGATCCACGGGTAG
- a CDS encoding heme o synthase, with protein sequence MTVDRMTPPSAPSPAYPERATWRDYLALTKPKVISLLLWTTVTAMFMAARGWPGLWLLVVVSLAGYMSAGSAGVFNMIIDRDIDLKMKRTAARPTSSGLISTRDAALFGTALQVLSFVLLWVWATPLAAWMSLAGFLTYVVVYTLWLKRTTWHNIVLGGAAGCFPPLVGWAAVTGNLNLFAWFLFAIIFFWTPVHFWALALMIKEEYREVGVPMLPVVHGDRLTVAQIGLYAIYTVVLSVMPVFLGEVSWLYFLSALALGWPLLQRSWALYRHVMAGRQVERRVAVPLYLYSMLYLALLFVAGAVDRALLA encoded by the coding sequence ATGACCGTGGACCGCATGACGCCGCCGAGCGCCCCCAGCCCGGCGTACCCCGAGCGGGCCACCTGGCGCGACTACCTGGCCCTGACCAAGCCCAAAGTCATCAGCCTGCTGCTGTGGACCACCGTCACGGCGATGTTTATGGCGGCCCGCGGCTGGCCAGGGCTGTGGCTTCTTGTCGTGGTGTCGTTGGCGGGCTACATGTCGGCCGGGTCGGCGGGCGTCTTTAACATGATCATCGACCGCGACATCGACCTGAAGATGAAGCGCACAGCGGCGCGCCCGACCTCCAGCGGCCTGATCTCCACCCGTGACGCAGCTCTTTTCGGAACGGCCCTGCAGGTCCTGTCCTTTGTGCTGCTGTGGGTGTGGGCCACGCCGCTCGCCGCCTGGATGAGCCTGGCAGGCTTCCTCACCTATGTGGTCGTGTACACCCTGTGGCTCAAGCGCACCACCTGGCACAACATCGTGCTGGGAGGCGCTGCCGGATGCTTCCCGCCGCTTGTGGGCTGGGCGGCGGTCACCGGCAACCTCAACCTCTTCGCCTGGTTCCTCTTTGCGATCATCTTCTTCTGGACACCGGTGCACTTCTGGGCGCTTGCCCTGATGATCAAGGAGGAGTACCGCGAGGTCGGAGTTCCCATGCTGCCCGTCGTGCACGGTGACCGGCTGACCGTCGCGCAGATCGGCCTCTATGCCATCTACACGGTGGTGCTGTCGGTGATGCCGGTGTTTCTGGGAGAGGTCAGCTGGCTCTACTTTCTGTCGGCCCTCGCGCTGGGCTGGCCCCTGCTTCAGCGGTCGTGGGCACTCTACCGCCACGTGATGGCCGGGCGGCAGGTCGAGCGGCGGGTCGCGGTGCCGCTCTACCTCTACTCCATGCTCTACCTCGCGCTGCTGTTTGTGGCTGGAGCCGTGGACCGGGCGCTGCTGGCGTGA
- the coxB gene encoding cytochrome c oxidase subunit II translates to MNTNHSRHWRGPRKRLPRGLAQAGLLGMGATLLTGCQSQQLLTFGDMASAYNREILWMSIPAIALSIIIFVGVSWALFYTVRRFREEHNDAAPQQFHGNNRLETVLVVVPVLIVMLLSVLTVRSMARLNPVPANAEKIDVLGKQFWWNFGYPGAPAAAGGNVTNGNEMVMPTGRRVALTITSGDVIHAFWAPNLGGQRDATPGTQKTWTIDTSRPGVYQGNCNVLCGASHANMRYKVIALPPDRYESFLAAARAYRAPTPAPGSAEERGYNLFMQGKPATGALACSACHRVQGTPAAGAAGPDLSFFGTRRTLGAGMWEGERARELLIPWIANSPRLKPGSLMPPYDGSTYTVNGKVQQGGRLTPQEIADIAAYLRSLRLPEEADYWRGVPVVDTETLAQGGNP, encoded by the coding sequence TTGAACACCAACCATAGCCGTCACTGGCGCGGACCCCGAAAGAGGCTCCCGCGTGGACTGGCACAGGCGGGCCTGCTGGGTATGGGGGCGACGCTGCTGACCGGCTGTCAGTCTCAGCAGCTGCTGACCTTCGGCGACATGGCGTCCGCGTACAACCGCGAGATTCTGTGGATGAGCATCCCGGCCATCGCCCTCTCGATCATCATTTTTGTAGGGGTATCTTGGGCGCTGTTCTACACTGTCCGCCGCTTCCGTGAGGAGCATAACGATGCCGCCCCGCAGCAGTTCCACGGCAACAACCGGCTGGAAACGGTCCTGGTGGTGGTGCCCGTGCTCATCGTGATGCTGCTGAGCGTGCTCACGGTGCGCTCGATGGCTCGCCTCAACCCCGTGCCCGCCAATGCCGAAAAGATCGACGTGCTGGGCAAGCAGTTCTGGTGGAACTTCGGCTATCCGGGCGCGCCTGCAGCGGCAGGCGGCAACGTGACGAACGGCAACGAGATGGTGATGCCCACGGGAAGGCGAGTCGCCCTGACCATCACGAGCGGCGACGTCATCCACGCGTTCTGGGCACCCAACCTGGGCGGGCAGCGCGACGCGACCCCGGGCACCCAGAAAACCTGGACCATCGACACCAGCCGTCCGGGCGTCTACCAGGGCAACTGCAACGTGCTGTGTGGCGCCAGCCACGCCAACATGCGTTACAAGGTGATTGCGCTGCCGCCTGACCGGTACGAGTCCTTTTTGGCGGCGGCCCGAGCCTACCGCGCGCCGACCCCGGCCCCCGGCAGTGCCGAGGAGCGTGGGTACAACCTCTTTATGCAGGGCAAGCCCGCGACGGGTGCCCTGGCCTGCTCGGCCTGCCACCGCGTGCAGGGCACACCGGCGGCGGGTGCGGCGGGTCCCGACCTGAGCTTCTTCGGCACGCGCCGCACGCTGGGTGCAGGGATGTGGGAGGGTGAACGCGCTCGGGAGCTCCTCATTCCCTGGATCGCCAACAGCCCCCGCCTCAAGCCCGGCAGCCTGATGCCCCCCTACGACGGCAGCACGTACACCGTGAACGGGAAGGTCCAGCAGGGCGGGCGGCTGACCCCGCAGGAAATCGCCGATATCGCCGCCTACCTGCGGAGCCTGCGCCTGCCTGAGGAAGCCGACTACTGGCGTGGTGTGCCGGTCGTGGACACTGAAACTCTTGCGCAAGGAGGCAACCCGTGA
- a CDS encoding carbohydrate kinase family protein, with product MTEGKPLVSLGDLAWDVLAKPDTLLLPGGDTTGRLELSGGGSAANLAVWARRAGAPATFVGKIGRDRFGALATAELQAEGVQTVLTLSDVHPTGVVLALIDRRGQRAMLTGQGADWELLPEELPREVLQTARHLHLTAWSLFRDPPRAAALEAARLAKVAGATLSLDPGSFQMIQQLGRETFLSIVDDIPFDLIFPNADEARAMSGEAEPARALAWLRGRYPQALVVLKLDEDGALLEGPTQPRTHLPATSDRLIDATGAGDAFGGAFLAGWLRHGDAAYAAQLAVQIGGWVVSRFGARPPADADLQARLAPFLAAGGRA from the coding sequence ATGACGGAAGGCAAACCTCTTGTGTCGCTGGGCGACCTGGCCTGGGACGTGCTGGCCAAACCCGACACCCTGCTGCTGCCGGGTGGGGACACCACCGGACGCCTAGAACTCTCTGGGGGCGGGTCCGCCGCAAACCTGGCGGTCTGGGCTCGCCGCGCCGGGGCCCCCGCGACCTTCGTGGGCAAGATCGGCCGTGACCGCTTTGGGGCGCTGGCCACCGCCGAGTTGCAGGCCGAGGGCGTGCAGACGGTCCTCACCCTGAGTGACGTGCACCCAACCGGCGTGGTTCTCGCGCTGATTGACCGCCGGGGCCAGCGCGCGATGTTGACCGGGCAGGGGGCCGACTGGGAGCTGCTGCCGGAGGAGCTGCCGCGTGAGGTGCTGCAGACGGCCCGGCACCTGCATCTCACGGCCTGGAGCCTCTTTCGTGATCCGCCGCGCGCCGCTGCGCTGGAAGCGGCGCGCCTCGCCAAGGTGGCCGGAGCCACCCTCAGTCTTGATCCCGGGAGCTTTCAGATGATTCAGCAGCTGGGCCGCGAAACTTTCCTCAGTATCGTCGATGACATCCCCTTCGACCTGATCTTTCCCAATGCCGACGAAGCGCGCGCGATGAGTGGCGAGGCGGAGCCGGCGCGGGCCCTGGCCTGGTTGCGAGGCCGCTATCCGCAGGCGCTGGTCGTGCTCAAGCTCGACGAGGACGGCGCCCTGCTGGAAGGTCCCACACAGCCCCGCACCCACCTTCCGGCCACGTCCGACCGGCTGATCGACGCGACCGGCGCGGGTGACGCCTTTGGGGGAGCCTTTCTGGCCGGGTGGCTCAGGCATGGGGACGCCGCCTACGCCGCGCAGCTGGCGGTGCAGATTGGCGGCTGGGTGGTGTCGCGCTTTGGGGCGCGGCCACCCGCCGACGCTGACCTTCAGGCCCGCCTTGCACCCTTCCTGGCCGCTGGGGGGCGCGCGTGA
- the panB gene encoding 3-methyl-2-oxobutanoate hydroxymethyltransferase, with protein MKRTVPDLQSAQEPLVMVTAYDYPGARHAEAAGVDLILVGDSLGNVVLGYDSTAPVTLDDMIHHARAVRRGAPQTFLVVDLPFGTYHTGVTDAMRSAVRVIQQTGADALKLEGATPEVLEVVEVLARNGIPVMGHVGLMPQTATAQGGLRVQGRDEASARRTLEGALALEAAGAFGVVLEAIPARLARLITERLHVPTIGIGAGVHCRGQVLVYHDLLGLYEGEEKKLAKRYAELGREAREAIAAYAAEVRARAFPGKEHSFVMKDEVLGKLY; from the coding sequence ATGAAACGCACTGTCCCCGACCTCCAGAGCGCGCAGGAACCGCTGGTGATGGTCACCGCCTACGATTACCCCGGGGCGCGGCATGCCGAGGCTGCCGGGGTCGACTTGATTTTGGTGGGTGACAGCCTGGGAAACGTGGTGCTGGGCTACGACTCGACTGCACCGGTCACCCTGGACGACATGATTCATCACGCCCGAGCGGTGCGCCGGGGAGCGCCGCAGACGTTCCTGGTCGTGGACCTGCCCTTTGGCACCTACCACACCGGCGTGACCGACGCGATGCGCAGCGCCGTTCGGGTGATTCAGCAGACCGGGGCCGACGCCCTGAAGCTGGAAGGCGCCACGCCCGAGGTGCTGGAGGTTGTGGAGGTGCTCGCTCGCAACGGCATTCCCGTGATGGGTCACGTGGGCCTGATGCCGCAGACGGCTACGGCCCAGGGGGGACTGCGGGTGCAGGGCCGGGACGAGGCGAGTGCCCGCCGTACCCTGGAAGGCGCGCTGGCGCTGGAGGCCGCCGGGGCCTTTGGCGTGGTGCTGGAGGCCATTCCAGCTCGCCTTGCTCGCCTGATCACCGAGCGGCTGCACGTGCCCACCATCGGAATCGGCGCCGGGGTGCACTGCCGGGGGCAAGTTCTGGTGTATCACGACCTCTTGGGCCTCTATGAGGGCGAGGAGAAAAAACTGGCCAAGCGCTACGCCGAACTGGGCCGTGAAGCCCGCGAGGCCATCGCCGCCTACGCCGCCGAGGTGCGTGCCCGCGCCTTTCCAGGCAAAGAACACAGCTTCGTGATGAAAGACGAGGTGCTGGGGAAGCTGTATTGA